From Natronoarchaeum philippinense, the proteins below share one genomic window:
- a CDS encoding DUF7260 family protein, with protein sequence MESERHTQPLEAAEASVRRERRWLVDEQQAFEQFAKRVRNLDADRPQSGVDRTLTRRDASGLRVVRDAYEETVMSVPHYREEYDQPYAASVAGELSEELAAALTNCAQFHPHLKQKLLEATQQAIDSREQLIGIVDAERAAIETVSDTIDDLSADIDALVGQPLDELEFNALRLTRERLRSVRDRCDEIAADRQATLQDQRRSLPAGIDDLGEYLYADCETTYPVLSALAELRRHVDGLLTGTDRRLARAA encoded by the coding sequence GTGGAATCCGAACGCCACACCCAACCACTCGAAGCGGCCGAAGCGTCCGTCCGCCGCGAGCGGCGATGGCTCGTCGACGAACAGCAGGCGTTCGAGCAGTTCGCCAAGCGGGTGCGCAACCTCGACGCCGACCGCCCGCAGTCGGGCGTCGACCGAACCCTGACGCGCCGGGACGCCAGCGGTCTGCGAGTCGTCCGGGACGCCTACGAGGAGACGGTGATGAGCGTCCCCCACTACAGAGAGGAGTACGACCAGCCCTACGCCGCCAGCGTCGCCGGAGAGTTGAGCGAGGAACTCGCCGCGGCGCTCACGAACTGCGCGCAGTTCCATCCGCATCTCAAACAGAAACTGCTCGAAGCGACCCAACAGGCGATCGACAGCCGCGAACAACTGATCGGGATCGTCGACGCCGAGCGAGCAGCGATCGAAACGGTCAGCGACACCATCGACGATCTGAGCGCCGACATCGACGCGCTCGTCGGACAGCCATTGGACGAGCTGGAGTTCAACGCCCTTCGGCTCACCAGAGAGCGGCTTCGATCCGTTCGGGACCGCTGTGACGAGATCGCAGCGGACCGGCAGGCGACGCTGCAGGACCAGCGACGCTCGTTGCCGGCCGGGATCGACGACCTCGGGGAGTATCTCTACGCCGACTGCGAGACGACGTATCCGGTGCTCTCTGCGCTGGCCGAACTGCGGCGGCACGTCGATGGACTGCTCACCGGGACCGACCGTCGACTGGCCCGAGCGGCCTGA
- a CDS encoding NAD(P)/FAD-dependent oxidoreductase produces the protein MDNASDAAIAVVGGGVSGTGVAATLRDTAVEVTLFERAGRVGGRTATRTRNGAVYDYGANYVKNDDERVADLLTSEVSEGLVDIDEPVWTFDADGEISEGRDADDAKWTFESGIETLAGRLADRSDAAVETGAEVVGLARETDEWHVATADGREFGPFDGVVLTPPAPQTGDLLAAADWDHEQSGALVEALRDVPYRTIWSLALSYTFDLDVPYYALVNTDGDHEIGWLSREACKPGHVPDGDLLIVQMAPDWSAERYDADGEAVIEEALPLVADLLDDRLADPEWADHQRWGLALPDDGVDTDLLDAVAEDGLWFAGDWVAGEARAHAALGTGLAAGDRIRERFE, from the coding sequence ATGGACAACGCGAGCGACGCGGCGATCGCCGTCGTCGGCGGAGGCGTCTCGGGCACCGGCGTCGCAGCCACGCTGCGAGACACGGCCGTCGAGGTGACGCTGTTCGAGCGCGCCGGTCGGGTCGGCGGCCGTACCGCCACACGGACCCGAAACGGCGCCGTCTACGACTACGGCGCGAACTACGTCAAGAACGACGACGAGCGCGTCGCGGACTTGCTCACGAGCGAGGTCTCCGAAGGGCTCGTCGACATCGACGAACCGGTCTGGACGTTCGATGCCGACGGCGAGATTTCGGAAGGGCGTGACGCCGACGACGCCAAGTGGACATTTGAAAGCGGCATCGAGACGCTGGCCGGGCGTCTGGCCGACCGGAGCGACGCCGCCGTCGAGACTGGGGCGGAGGTCGTGGGGCTGGCGCGCGAAACCGACGAGTGGCACGTGGCGACCGCGGACGGCCGCGAGTTCGGCCCGTTCGACGGCGTCGTCTTGACGCCGCCGGCGCCCCAGACCGGCGACCTGCTCGCGGCGGCCGACTGGGATCACGAGCAAAGCGGCGCGCTCGTCGAGGCGCTCCGGGACGTTCCCTACCGGACGATCTGGTCGCTCGCGCTCTCCTATACCTTCGACCTCGACGTGCCGTACTACGCGCTGGTCAACACGGACGGCGACCACGAGATCGGCTGGCTCTCCAGAGAGGCGTGCAAGCCGGGCCACGTTCCCGACGGCGACCTGCTGATCGTCCAGATGGCGCCCGACTGGTCGGCCGAGCGCTACGACGCCGACGGCGAGGCCGTGATCGAGGAAGCCCTCCCGCTGGTGGCCGACCTGCTCGACGACCGACTCGCCGATCCCGAATGGGCGGATCACCAGCGCTGGGGGCTGGCGCTGCCCGACGACGGCGTCGATACGGACCTGCTGGACGCCGTCGCCGAGGACGGGCTGTGGTTCGCGGGCGACTGGGTCGCCGGCGAAGCCCGAGCCCACGCCGCGCTCGGCACGGGACTGGCAGCCGGCGACCGGATTCGGGAGCGGTTCGAGTAG
- a CDS encoding gamma carbonic anhydrase family protein encodes MHDSRTYAFESDRPDVAESARVSREATLVGDVTVAADASIWPGVVLRGDVGPVRIGRQAHVGDTAVLHASSVGEDVMVGHGAVCNDAVVDDGALIGFNATLNSEVSVGTGSIVASGTVVPQGYSIPADSFARGVPAQVTPLSETTIDVDRIHEEFASGAYTDLAGRHEELFAADPDE; translated from the coding sequence ATGCACGACTCCAGAACCTACGCGTTCGAGAGCGACCGCCCCGACGTGGCCGAGAGCGCACGCGTGAGCCGCGAGGCGACGCTCGTGGGCGACGTGACCGTCGCGGCCGACGCCAGCATCTGGCCGGGCGTCGTCCTGCGCGGGGACGTGGGACCGGTTCGGATCGGCCGGCAGGCCCACGTCGGCGACACCGCCGTCCTCCACGCCTCGTCGGTCGGCGAGGACGTGATGGTCGGCCACGGCGCCGTCTGCAACGACGCCGTCGTCGACGACGGCGCGCTGATCGGGTTCAACGCGACGCTGAACTCCGAGGTCAGCGTCGGCACGGGGTCGATCGTCGCCTCGGGCACCGTCGTCCCGCAGGGGTACTCGATCCCGGCCGACTCGTTCGCTCGCGGCGTCCCGGCGCAGGTGACGCCGCTGTCGGAGACGACCATCGACGTCGATCGCATCCACGAGGAGTTCGCGTCGGGCGCGTACACCGATCTGGCCGGACGCCACGAGGAACTGTTCGCGGCCGACCCCGACGAGTAG